One part of the Streptomyces nigra genome encodes these proteins:
- a CDS encoding alpha/beta hydrolase — protein MPNPPRLRAAALTAAALLLASALAACGDDDSGDRDLTAQKLTWRDCPAPSQAQGGGGSPSPLPDDGTWQCATMKAPRDWDEPEGDTIDIELIRVRTTAPEDRRIGSLIFNFGGPGGSGVTTLPAFGSSYETLRTRYDLVSFDPRGVGRSAPVWCEDDQQLDAYFQQDATPDDAAERTEFLDSTKEFNSACEKNSGAMLPHVGTTEAARDLELMRQVLGDDKLHYFGISYGTELGGVYAHLFPDKVGRAVFDAVVDPAQNPEQGSLAQAKGFQLALGNFAEDCVSRVEDCPIGDAAEDVENRIAKLLKDLDSKPIKGIFPRELTQAAATSGILQALYSKDFWPYLTEGLEQAYDGDGSTLMLLSDALNGRSENGEYNNSTAANVSINCADDKPRYTPAFVEDRLPEFRAASELFGDSLAWSLLSCTDWPVAGAADHPDVSAPGAAPILVVGNTGDPATPYEGARKMAQALGDGVGVEMTYRGEGHGAYESDNKCVRDAVNGYLLDGKVPTAGTVCS, from the coding sequence ATGCCGAACCCGCCCCGGCTGCGCGCCGCCGCCCTGACCGCCGCCGCCCTGCTGCTGGCCTCCGCGCTCGCGGCCTGCGGGGACGACGATTCCGGCGACCGTGACCTGACGGCGCAGAAACTGACCTGGCGGGACTGCCCGGCGCCCTCGCAGGCGCAGGGCGGCGGAGGGAGCCCGTCGCCGTTGCCGGACGACGGCACCTGGCAGTGCGCGACGATGAAGGCGCCCCGCGACTGGGACGAACCCGAGGGCGACACCATCGACATCGAGCTGATCCGGGTGCGGACCACCGCCCCCGAGGACCGCCGCATCGGCTCCCTGATCTTCAACTTCGGCGGGCCGGGCGGCTCGGGCGTCACCACGCTGCCGGCCTTCGGCTCGTCCTACGAGACCCTGCGCACCCGTTACGACCTGGTGAGCTTCGACCCGCGCGGGGTCGGCCGCAGCGCACCTGTGTGGTGCGAGGACGACCAGCAGCTCGACGCGTACTTCCAGCAGGACGCGACACCGGACGACGCGGCCGAGCGCACCGAGTTCCTCGACAGCACCAAGGAGTTCAACAGCGCCTGCGAGAAGAACTCCGGCGCGATGCTGCCGCACGTCGGCACCACGGAGGCGGCCCGCGACCTGGAGCTGATGCGTCAGGTCCTGGGCGACGACAAGCTCCACTACTTCGGCATCTCCTACGGCACCGAACTCGGCGGCGTCTACGCCCATCTGTTCCCGGACAAGGTCGGGCGGGCCGTGTTCGACGCGGTGGTCGATCCGGCCCAGAACCCCGAACAGGGTTCGCTCGCCCAGGCCAAGGGCTTCCAGCTGGCCCTCGGCAACTTCGCCGAGGACTGCGTCTCCCGCGTCGAGGACTGCCCGATCGGCGACGCCGCCGAGGACGTCGAGAACCGCATCGCCAAGCTGCTGAAGGACCTCGACAGCAAGCCGATCAAGGGAATCTTCCCGCGCGAGCTCACCCAGGCCGCCGCCACCAGCGGCATCCTGCAGGCGCTGTACTCCAAGGATTTCTGGCCCTATCTCACGGAAGGGCTCGAGCAGGCGTACGACGGGGACGGCAGCACCCTCATGCTGCTCTCCGACGCGCTGAACGGCCGCAGCGAGAACGGCGAGTACAACAACAGCACCGCGGCCAACGTCTCGATCAACTGCGCCGACGACAAGCCGCGCTACACCCCGGCGTTCGTGGAGGACCGGCTGCCGGAGTTCCGCGCGGCCTCCGAGCTGTTCGGCGACTCCCTCGCCTGGTCGCTGCTCAGCTGCACGGACTGGCCCGTGGCGGGCGCCGCCGACCATCCGGACGTCAGCGCGCCCGGCGCGGCACCGATCCTCGTCGTCGGCAACACCGGCGACCCGGCCACCCCCTACGAGGGGGCCCGGAAGATGGCGCAGGCGCTGGGCGACGGGGTCGGTGTCGAGATGACCTACCGAGGGGAGGGGCACGGGGCGTACGAGAGCGACAACAAGTGCGTACGGGACGCGGTGAACGGCTATCTGCTGGACGGGAAGGTGCCGACGGCCGGGACGGTCTGCTCCTGA
- a CDS encoding lysylphosphatidylglycerol synthase transmembrane domain-containing protein, with the protein MKQQGVHPEDAESTSGASSRPDTARAGGKDPEGAAAGEEEQVGEGSGTGPEAGDTAGRDSEEAYADEVEGDEPLLPARVHRPSDLVRVLVGVLGMVLLLAIAAFAHGTTSGLEQDINKGTGQAPDVFSKIAGLVSSIAILLVPVAFAIERLIKRDGLRIADGVLAAVLAHGVTLATDLWVARAAPESIRDALTQPSPGDVGSLTDPVHGYLAPVIAYMTAVGMSRRPRWRAVLWAVLVLYAFSMLVTGYTTPFSILLTLLIGWAVAYGTLYAVGSPNVRPTGRTLMAGLRHVGFRPVSAAREEVADAQETATDRGRRYFVTLEDGPPLDVTVVDREQQAQGFFYRAWRNLTLRGFATRSSLQSLRQALEQEALLAYAAIAAGANAPKLIATSELGPDAVMLVYEHTGGRTLDSLADDEITDDLLRDTWLQVKALQSRRIAHRRLVGDAILVDRSGKVIITDLRIGEIAANSLLLRMDISQLLVTLGLRVGAERAVASAVGVLGPDAVADCLPMLQPIALSRSTRATLRRLARERAEREREAVLEASRVSKQARSEEAATDAGTGSDKPDKKTVRAQARAEKRALDEALDDAREEDLLTLIRHEVLRIRPQAPVEPARLERVRPRTLISFIAGAIGAYFLLTQLTHIEFGPLVANAQWGWVAAAVLFSAASYFAAAMALLGFVPERVPFRRTVAAQVAGSFVKIVAPAAVGGVALNTRFLQRAGVRPGLAVASVGASQLFGLGCHILMLLAFGYLTGTEKTPSLSPSRTVIAGLLTVAVLVLVVTSVPFLRKFVVTRVRSLFAGVVPRMLDVLQRPQKLITGIGGMLLLTACFVMCLDASIRAFGSEGTSLSIASVAVVFLAGNALGSAAPTPGGVGAVEATLTVGLIAVGLPSEVAAPAVLLFRLLTLWLPVLPGWLAFNHLTRKGAL; encoded by the coding sequence ATGAAGCAGCAGGGCGTGCACCCGGAGGACGCGGAGAGCACGTCCGGCGCTTCGTCGCGCCCTGACACCGCGCGCGCGGGCGGAAAGGACCCCGAGGGGGCCGCCGCCGGCGAGGAAGAGCAGGTCGGCGAGGGTTCCGGCACGGGCCCCGAGGCCGGCGACACGGCGGGGCGGGACTCCGAGGAGGCGTACGCCGACGAGGTCGAGGGTGACGAACCGCTCCTCCCCGCGCGCGTGCACCGACCCTCCGACCTCGTCCGGGTCCTGGTGGGCGTGCTGGGGATGGTGCTGCTGCTCGCGATCGCCGCGTTTGCGCACGGCACCACCTCGGGCCTCGAACAGGACATCAACAAGGGCACCGGACAGGCGCCCGACGTCTTCAGCAAGATCGCCGGTCTGGTCTCCAGCATCGCCATCCTGCTGGTCCCGGTGGCCTTCGCGATCGAACGGCTGATCAAGCGGGACGGGCTGCGCATCGCGGACGGCGTCCTGGCGGCCGTCCTCGCGCACGGGGTGACACTCGCCACAGACCTGTGGGTCGCGCGGGCCGCCCCCGAGTCCATCCGGGACGCGCTCACCCAGCCCTCCCCCGGCGACGTCGGCTCGCTCACCGACCCGGTGCACGGCTACCTCGCGCCGGTCATCGCGTACATGACGGCCGTGGGCATGTCCCGCAGACCCCGCTGGCGCGCGGTCCTGTGGGCGGTCCTGGTCCTGTACGCGTTCTCGATGCTGGTCACCGGCTACACCACGCCGTTCTCGATCCTGCTGACGCTGCTGATCGGCTGGGCCGTCGCCTACGGCACGCTCTACGCCGTCGGGTCGCCCAACGTCCGCCCGACCGGACGGACCCTGATGGCGGGCCTTCGGCATGTCGGCTTCCGCCCGGTGAGCGCGGCCCGCGAGGAGGTCGCCGACGCCCAGGAGACCGCCACCGACCGCGGCCGGCGCTACTTCGTCACCCTGGAGGACGGGCCTCCGCTGGACGTCACGGTCGTCGACCGGGAGCAGCAGGCGCAGGGGTTCTTCTACCGCGCGTGGCGCAACCTCACGCTGCGCGGCTTCGCCACCCGCAGCAGCCTCCAGTCGCTGCGGCAGGCCCTGGAGCAGGAGGCCCTGCTCGCCTACGCGGCCATCGCCGCCGGCGCGAATGCGCCCAAGCTGATCGCCACCTCCGAGCTCGGCCCGGACGCCGTGATGCTCGTCTACGAGCACACCGGCGGCCGCACGCTGGACTCGCTGGCGGACGACGAGATCACCGACGATCTGCTGCGCGACACCTGGCTCCAGGTCAAGGCGCTGCAGTCCCGCCGTATCGCGCACCGCAGGCTGGTCGGTGACGCCATCCTGGTGGATCGTTCCGGCAAGGTGATCATCACCGATCTCCGCATCGGGGAGATCGCCGCGAACAGCCTGCTGCTGCGCATGGACATCTCCCAGCTGCTGGTCACCCTGGGGCTGCGCGTCGGCGCCGAGCGCGCCGTGGCCTCGGCGGTCGGCGTGCTCGGTCCGGACGCCGTGGCCGACTGTCTGCCGATGCTCCAGCCCATCGCGCTGAGCCGCTCCACGCGCGCGACGCTGCGCCGTCTCGCCAGGGAACGCGCCGAACGCGAGCGCGAGGCCGTCCTGGAGGCGTCCCGGGTGTCCAAGCAGGCCCGCAGCGAGGAGGCCGCCACCGACGCCGGGACCGGGTCCGACAAGCCGGACAAGAAGACCGTACGGGCGCAGGCGCGGGCCGAGAAGCGGGCCCTGGACGAGGCTCTGGACGACGCGCGCGAGGAGGACCTGCTCACCCTGATCCGGCACGAGGTGCTGCGCATCAGGCCGCAGGCACCGGTCGAGCCGGCCCGGCTGGAGCGGGTGCGTCCGCGCACCCTGATCAGCTTCATCGCCGGCGCCATCGGTGCGTACTTCCTGCTCACGCAGCTCACGCACATCGAGTTCGGCCCGCTCGTCGCGAACGCCCAGTGGGGCTGGGTGGCCGCGGCCGTGCTGTTCTCCGCCGCCAGCTACTTCGCCGCGGCGATGGCCCTGCTGGGGTTCGTGCCGGAGCGGGTGCCGTTCCGGCGGACGGTGGCCGCGCAGGTCGCCGGGTCGTTCGTGAAGATCGTCGCGCCGGCCGCGGTCGGCGGTGTGGCCCTGAACACCCGCTTCCTGCAGCGCGCGGGAGTGCGGCCGGGGCTCGCGGTGGCGAGTGTCGGCGCTTCGCAGCTGTTCGGGCTCGGCTGCCACATCCTGATGCTGCTGGCCTTCGGCTACCTCACCGGAACCGAGAAGACGCCCTCCCTGTCGCCGTCCCGCACGGTCATCGCCGGTCTGCTGACGGTGGCGGTGCTGGTGCTCGTCGTGACGTCGGTGCCGTTCCTGCGGAAGTTCGTCGTCACGCGCGTGAGGTCGCTGTTCGCGGGTGTCGTGCCCCGCATGCTCGACGTGCTCCAGCGGCCGCAGAAGCTGATCACCGGCATCGGCGGCATGCTGCTGCTGACCGCCTGTTTCGTCATGTGCCTGGACGCCTCGATCAGGGCCTTCGGCAGCGAGGGCACCTCCCTGAGCATCGCCAGCGTGGCCGTCGTCTTCCTGGCGGGCAACGCGCTCGGCTCGGCCGCGCCGACCCCGGGCGGCGTGGGTGCCGTCGAGGCCACCCTGACCGTCGGTCTGATCGCCGTCGGCCTGCCCAGCGAGGTCGCCGCTCCCGCGGTGCTGCTGTTCCGCCTGCTGACCCTGTGGCTGCCGGTGCTGCCGGGGTGGCTCGCCTTCAACCATCTGACCCGCAAGGGCGCGTTGTAA
- a CDS encoding MGMT family protein codes for MSEESLPDTARPERADALPEYAERVLEVAELIPPGRVMTYGDVAEWLEEGGPRQVGRVMALYGGAVPWWRVVRADGVLLPGHELRALEHYRAEGTPLKDASRAAEGHLPRLDMRRARWDGGGRAQGHT; via the coding sequence ATGAGCGAGGAGAGCCTGCCGGACACCGCCCGACCGGAGCGCGCGGACGCGCTGCCGGAGTACGCCGAGCGGGTCCTGGAGGTCGCCGAGCTGATCCCGCCGGGGCGCGTCATGACCTACGGGGATGTCGCGGAGTGGCTGGAGGAGGGCGGACCCCGCCAGGTGGGCCGGGTGATGGCCCTCTACGGGGGCGCCGTCCCGTGGTGGCGCGTGGTCCGCGCGGACGGCGTCCTGCTGCCCGGCCACGAGCTGCGGGCGCTGGAGCACTACCGCGCCGAGGGCACCCCCTTGAAGGACGCGAGCAGGGCGGCCGAGGGCCACCTGCCGCGCCTCGACATGAGGCGGGCGCGCTGGGACGGAGGCGGACGCGCACAGGGTCACACCTGA
- a CDS encoding ATP-dependent helicase, translating into MSSSSSTRRLSHTPVRQGARGAYRLVRTPPAQAAPPRLDAAQRSVVDHRTGPMLVLAGPGTGKTTTLVESVAERIARGGDPERILVLTFSRKAAVELRDRMALRIGAARAPQATTFHSFCYALVRAHQDHDLFVDPLRLLSGPEQDVTVRELLAGQPELERLGLAHVRWPDELRACLTTRGFADEVRAVLARSRELGLGPGALDDFARRIGRPDWRAAASFLAEYLDVLDLQGVLDYAELVHRAVLLARRPDAAEALAARYDAVYVDEYQDTDPAQVRLLRALAGGGRTLVAFGDPDQSIYTFRGADVNGILEFPHAFPRADGRPAPVEVLRVSRRSGAALLAATRLLTRRMPLTRLPADKVRAHRELTPVREGGRVEVFTYPTAGTELDNVADILRRAHLEDGVPWSDMAVLVRAGSRTIPTVRRALTAAGVPLDIDGDDLPLRHEPSVAPLLTALRAVATAEAGLSDRQEHGSPEDPDGPETTTDEAPCWLDTETALTLLTSPLAGMDAADLRRLGRALRDEERAGGNPLPPPSDDLLARALAEPERLAVHDPAYARGAQRLGALLRKARERLAGGGTAEEALWDLWEGTPWPTRLERAARRGGAAGRNADRDLDAVCALFATAARAEERTGGRGALNFLEEIDAEDIAADTLSRRAVRPDAVRLMTAHRSKGLEWRLVVVAGVQEGLWPDLRRRGSLLEADRIGRDGLAEPLTPGALLAEERRLFYVAVTRARERLVVTAVKAPADDGDQPSRFLTELGVDPVDVTGRPRRPLSVAALVAELRATTVDPRASDALRRAAALRLARLAALSDDDGRPLVPAAHPYRWWGMFEPTESKVPLRDRDQPVVLSGSALDQLANTCALQWFLGREVKADAPATVAQGFGNVVHVLADEVASGHTPADLDVLMERLDSVWNALAFDAPWKSAQEKSHARAALERFLRWHVMDRAGRTPVASEHDFDVTLEAGDFEVRIRGQMDRVEADADGRAYVVDFKTGKQAPSAAEVARHPQLAVYQLAVREGAVDDAFDGARPEPGGAELVQLRQGAAKRDGGETLPKVQAQQPLDGPEGEWVGDLLATAAGKVLDERFTPTAGQHCTHCAFRASCSARPEGRHVVE; encoded by the coding sequence GTGAGCTCCTCTTCCTCCACCAGGCGCCTGTCGCACACCCCGGTGCGACAGGGGGCCCGTGGCGCTTACCGGTTGGTGCGTACCCCTCCGGCCCAGGCGGCTCCCCCTCGTCTGGACGCCGCACAGCGCTCGGTGGTTGACCACAGGACCGGGCCGATGCTCGTCCTCGCGGGCCCGGGCACCGGCAAGACGACCACGCTCGTCGAGTCGGTGGCGGAGCGCATCGCGCGCGGGGGCGACCCCGAGCGCATCCTCGTGCTGACGTTCAGCCGCAAGGCCGCCGTGGAACTGCGCGACCGCATGGCGCTGCGCATCGGTGCCGCCCGCGCGCCCCAGGCGACCACCTTCCACTCGTTCTGCTACGCCCTGGTCCGCGCCCACCAGGACCACGACCTGTTCGTCGATCCCCTGCGGCTGCTCTCCGGCCCGGAGCAGGACGTCACCGTCCGCGAGCTGCTCGCGGGCCAGCCCGAGCTGGAGCGGCTCGGGCTGGCCCATGTGCGCTGGCCGGACGAGCTGCGCGCCTGCCTGACCACCCGGGGTTTCGCCGACGAGGTCCGCGCGGTCCTCGCCCGCAGCCGTGAGCTGGGCCTCGGCCCCGGCGCCCTGGACGACTTCGCCCGCCGCATCGGCCGCCCCGACTGGCGGGCCGCGGCCTCCTTCCTCGCCGAGTACCTGGACGTCCTCGACCTCCAGGGCGTCCTCGACTACGCCGAGCTGGTCCACCGCGCGGTCCTGCTCGCGCGGCGGCCCGACGCCGCCGAGGCGCTCGCCGCGCGCTACGACGCCGTGTACGTCGACGAGTACCAGGACACCGACCCGGCGCAGGTGCGGCTCCTGCGCGCCCTCGCCGGCGGCGGCCGCACCCTGGTGGCCTTCGGTGATCCCGACCAGTCGATCTACACGTTCCGGGGCGCCGATGTGAACGGCATCCTGGAGTTCCCGCACGCCTTCCCGCGCGCGGACGGCCGCCCCGCCCCCGTCGAGGTCCTGCGCGTCTCCCGCCGCTCCGGCGCCGCGCTGCTGGCCGCGACCCGGCTGCTGACCCGGCGCATGCCGCTCACCCGGCTCCCGGCCGACAAAGTCCGCGCCCACCGCGAGCTCACCCCCGTCCGCGAGGGCGGCCGGGTGGAGGTCTTCACCTACCCGACGGCCGGCACCGAGCTGGACAACGTCGCGGACATCCTGCGCCGGGCCCACCTGGAGGACGGCGTCCCCTGGAGCGACATGGCCGTCCTGGTCCGGGCCGGCTCCCGCACCATCCCGACCGTCCGCCGCGCCCTCACGGCCGCCGGGGTGCCCCTGGACATCGACGGCGACGACCTGCCCCTGCGCCATGAACCCTCCGTCGCGCCCCTGCTGACGGCATTGCGCGCGGTGGCGACGGCGGAGGCGGGCCTCTCCGACAGGCAGGAGCACGGCTCACCGGAGGACCCGGACGGCCCGGAGACGACCACCGACGAGGCCCCCTGCTGGCTCGACACCGAGACCGCCCTCACCCTGCTCACCTCGCCCCTGGCCGGCATGGACGCCGCCGATCTGCGCCGCCTCGGGCGGGCCCTGCGCGACGAGGAGCGGGCCGGAGGCAACCCGCTGCCGCCGCCCTCCGACGACCTGCTCGCCCGCGCGCTGGCCGAGCCGGAGCGGCTGGCCGTGCACGACCCCGCGTACGCGCGGGGCGCGCAGCGGCTCGGCGCGCTGCTCCGCAAGGCCCGCGAGCGCCTCGCGGGCGGCGGTACGGCCGAGGAGGCGCTGTGGGACCTGTGGGAGGGCACCCCGTGGCCCACCCGCCTGGAGCGGGCCGCCCGTCGCGGCGGCGCCGCGGGCCGCAACGCCGACCGCGATCTGGACGCCGTATGCGCGCTGTTCGCGACGGCCGCGCGCGCGGAGGAGCGCACCGGCGGCCGGGGCGCCCTGAACTTCCTCGAGGAGATCGACGCCGAGGACATCGCCGCCGACACCCTCAGCCGGCGGGCCGTACGCCCGGACGCGGTGCGCCTGATGACCGCGCACCGCTCCAAGGGGCTGGAGTGGCGCCTGGTCGTCGTCGCCGGGGTCCAGGAGGGCCTGTGGCCCGATCTGCGCCGCCGGGGCTCCCTCCTGGAGGCCGACCGCATCGGCCGTGACGGGCTCGCCGAACCGCTCACCCCGGGCGCGCTGCTCGCCGAGGAGCGCCGGCTGTTCTACGTGGCCGTAACGCGCGCGCGTGAACGGCTCGTCGTCACCGCCGTGAAGGCCCCCGCCGACGACGGCGACCAGCCGTCCCGGTTCCTGACCGAACTCGGCGTGGACCCCGTCGACGTGACCGGCCGGCCCCGCCGCCCGCTGTCCGTGGCCGCCCTCGTCGCCGAACTGCGGGCGACGACGGTCGACCCGCGCGCGTCCGACGCCCTGCGCCGGGCCGCCGCGCTCCGGCTGGCCCGGCTGGCCGCGCTCTCCGACGACGACGGCCGCCCCCTGGTGCCCGCCGCCCACCCCTACCGCTGGTGGGGCATGTTCGAACCCACCGAGTCCAAGGTGCCGCTGCGCGACCGCGACCAGCCCGTGGTGCTGTCCGGGAGCGCGCTGGACCAGCTGGCCAACACCTGCGCCCTGCAGTGGTTCCTGGGCCGCGAGGTGAAGGCCGACGCGCCCGCGACCGTCGCCCAGGGCTTCGGCAACGTCGTCCACGTCCTCGCCGACGAGGTCGCCTCCGGGCACACCCCGGCCGATCTCGACGTCCTCATGGAACGGCTCGACTCCGTCTGGAACGCCCTCGCCTTCGACGCCCCGTGGAAGTCCGCGCAGGAGAAGTCCCACGCGCGCGCGGCCCTCGAACGCTTCCTCCGCTGGCATGTCATGGACCGTGCGGGCCGCACCCCGGTGGCCAGCGAACACGACTTCGACGTGACGCTGGAGGCCGGCGACTTCGAGGTGCGCATCCGCGGACAGATGGACCGCGTCGAGGCCGACGCCGACGGACGCGCGTACGTGGTCGACTTCAAGACCGGCAAGCAGGCCCCCAGCGCGGCCGAGGTGGCCCGCCACCCGCAGCTCGCCGTCTACCAGCTCGCCGTCCGCGAGGGCGCCGTCGACGACGCCTTCGACGGCGCACGGCCCGAACCGGGCGGCGCCGAGCTGGTCCAGCTGCGCCAGGGCGCCGCGAAACGGGACGGCGGCGAGACCCTGCCCAAGGTGCAGGCGCAGCAGCCGCTGGACGGCCCGGAGGGGGAGTGGGTCGGCGACCTGCTGGCCACGGCGGCCGGCAAGGTCCTCGACGAGCGGTTCACGCCCACCGCGGGGCAGCACTGCACCCACTGCGCGTTCCGGGCGTCGTGCAGCGCACGCCCCGAGGGACGGCACGTGGTCGAGTGA